The genomic window TGGCCCGCGTCGCGTATCTCGCGGGCGAGGTCGAAGCCGGCCGAACTGCTCTCGGGGAACATCACGTCCAGGACCACGAGGTCGGGCGTGCGAGCCTTCATGCGGCTGAGCGCGTCGGTGGTCTCCAGCAGAATGTCCACCTCGTGGCCCGAGGCACGCAGGGTCATCGCGGCAGCGCTGGCGAAATCCTCGTCATCGTCCACGATCAGCAGGTAGGCCATGGTCAGACTCCTTTCTCTCACGCGACGGCGCGAGGCGGCGGCCCGTGGGTGGGAAGGCGAGAACACATCGGGTCCCTTCACCCGGCGCGCTCTCGATTCGCAGGCGGATGCCGTAGGTCTGCGCCACCGTTCGCACAATGGCGAGGCCGAGGCCGGTGGATTCGCGGTTGTGCCGCACGGCCTCGTCGGTGCGGTAGTAGGGCTCGAAGACCCTGGCGAGTTTCTCGGGACGGATGCCGATCCCATGGTCCTCGACGACCACCTGGGCTCCGCCATTGCCTAGCGGCCGGCACTCGATGCGCACAGGGCCGCCCGGGTGCGAGTAGGCCACGGCGTTGGCCAGGAGGTTCCCGAACAGCATCTGGAGGTGCTCCTCCGCGGCGGTGGTTCGGGCGGGCTGGAGGTCGGCCTCGATCGTCACCTGGCGCTCCGCCACGATGGGGCCCACCTGCTCGATGCACGCGGCGATCACCTCGGCGAGGTCGAGGTCGGCGCAGGGCAGCGGTTCCTGGGCCTTCGATTCGAGGTTCGCCAGTTGCAGCATCTCCTTGATCTCGCTGGCGAGGCGCTGGCATCGCCTGGACACGCGGCTCAACACGTCGCGTGCGGCCGGGGTCATCTCGCCGCAGTATCCGCGGAGCAGGAGTTGCACGTTGGCGTGGATGGCCGAGAACGGGGCCTTGAGCTCATGGGTGGTGCGCAGCATGTGCTGCATGCGTTCCTGCTGCGCCACCACGAGGCGGCGGTTGGTCTCGGCCAGCTCGTGGTCGCGCTGCTGGACCATCGCTGACAGGCTGGACGCCAGGTACCACACGACGAGCCACGTGAGCACGGCCCAGCCGACGTTGAAGAGGCGCACGTGGGGCAGGTTGTCCAGCAGGCCGCGCAGAGAGGCGTCGGCATAGAGGCCCGCGGCGGGAAGGATGCCGGCCTCCTCCAGGGTCACGCACGCGATGTACAGTCCGCATGCCACAGCAGTGACCGCCAGGGACCACGAGCGCGGGAAGAAGATGCAGGCCAGGACAATATGAAAGAGATAAGCGAAAGGCACGTAGGTTTCGAGGCTGCCCATCTGGTGGACGACCACGGTCAGGACAGGGAGGTCCACCGCAATCTGGCTCCACAGATTCGTGCGCGCTCCACGCGAGCCGGGCGACCGGGCAGTTCGCCGGGCATGAGCCACGAATGCCAGGTTCGCCAGTGCGAGAACCGCTGCGGCCGCCAGCGGCCAAGAGCCCTGAGGCCGAAGCCCCAGGCGCTCGGCCAGGCTGCCCAATGCGAGCCCCAGGGCGCCGAAGACGCCCAGGATGGCTACGACGATCCAGCGAAGGCGGCACACCCACATCACATGTCGAAGCAGCAGGCTCTCGGGCAGGCACGCGCGTTCGTCGCTCCGGGCCGCAGGCCCGCCGTCCGCCACCAACGGCAGTTCGTAACTGACCCTGGCGTCTGAGGACGGGGCAGTCATGGGAGGCGATCCCTTCCCAAGGGTGTTATGCCGGAACCCGCGCGGGCCGCCTCGGCACCGTGCGCCGCGGGCAGGTGGAGGCCGAGCGGGATCGCGTCGGGCGGTTCCTCGCTCGCGAAACGCAGGCCCCCGCGCCCGTTGGCGGCGCGCCGCACGGCGCGGCCCCGTGCAGCGAGCATGAGGGTCAGAGCCTCGCGGCAGTCGTGGGCGTCAATCAGCGGGAAAGGGCGAGAGCCCTCGGCAAAGGCCATGGCAGACGCTCCTGACACGCGGCCAGGTCGGCTCGCGTCCGTGGACCGGCCACAAGCGGCAGTGTCTCCCGGCCCTACTTTGGACTCACAGGCTCCCCCTTCGGGGCCCCCTGCTTGGGGGATTCCTTGGGGGGTTCTTTGAGGGATTCCTTGGGGGTCTCCTTGGGCAGTTCCTCAGGCGCTCCCTTCGGGGGTGGCGGAGCCTCGCCCTTCGGCGGCGCGGCGGGAGCGGTGTAATCCACGGGGTGCTCGCGATCATAGGCCCTGGGCACGTGGCAGCCGGAGGCGCAGGAGCCGCCGGTCTTGGTCTGTTCGAACCGCACCGGGAGCATCCAGCCGCCGCGTCCGAAGGGCACCGCGTCGCGAATCTGGAGCGGCTGGTCGCTGGCATGGCTGGCGTGGCAGGCGCGGCAGGTGCGGCCCTTGACGGGCTTGTTGACGTGGAGGTAGTGAAGGTTCAGCGTGCCGTTCCTGAAGCCGGTCGCCACCTTGGTCTTCTCTTCGGTGAAGGGCTTCTTCTCGTGGCACTGGAGGCAGAGGGCGTAGGACTTGAGGTCGAACGGAGCGTAGAAGCCGGGCGGGTATTCCTCGAGGAGCAGCGACACGTGGCTCGACGCGTGCGCGGTGTGGCACAGGCCGCAGTCCTTGTCTTCCATAGGGGGATGGACGTGCTTCCTCGCGGTGAGCTGTTCTTTGATGCTTGGGATCGTGCGCGTGGCCGGCTCGGCGCCGGCGGGGCCTGCGGCCGCCACGGTGAGCGTCCTGTCGTGGCAGCTCAGGCAGGCGTCCATCGGCTTGGCCTTGAGCAGCTTGGCGAAGTCGCTCACGTGCGGCTTGTGGCAGCTCATGCAGGCCTTGCCCTCCAACACAACCGAGTGGACGGAGCGGCTGGTCTTGGCCCTGGCCTTGGCTACGACCTCGTCGTGGCACGTCTCGCACAGCTTCACCACGCCGGCGGTGAGCATCTTGGTCGTGTCGCCGCCGTGCGGGTCGTGGCAGGTGGCACAGTCGTCCCTGACGGGCTCGTGGACGACCTGCTTCCTGGCGGCTTTGGGCTCCTCCTTGCCCTTTTCGGAGCTGGACTCCTCCTTGCCCTTTTCGGGGCCGAGCGCCTGTTTGCCTTTCTCGGCCTCCTTGGGCTTGTCCTTG from Planctomycetota bacterium includes these protein-coding regions:
- a CDS encoding cytochrome c3 family protein is translated as MTTPVRHPLPSAPLAFALALAALAARGAEPPKELVPKAPCINATCHAGFPQKKEVHGPVAAGECASCHVWKDNKHEFKLARKGTALCTECHDDLIFAKDKPKEAEKGKQALGPEKGKEESSSEKGKEEPKAARKQVVHEPVRDDCATCHDPHGGDTTKMLTAGVVKLCETCHDEVVAKARAKTSRSVHSVVLEGKACMSCHKPHVSDFAKLLKAKPMDACLSCHDRTLTVAAAGPAGAEPATRTIPSIKEQLTARKHVHPPMEDKDCGLCHTAHASSHVSLLLEEYPPGFYAPFDLKSYALCLQCHEKKPFTEEKTKVATGFRNGTLNLHYLHVNKPVKGRTCRACHASHASDQPLQIRDAVPFGRGGWMLPVRFEQTKTGGSCASGCHVPRAYDREHPVDYTAPAAPPKGEAPPPPKGAPEELPKETPKESLKEPPKESPKQGAPKGEPVSPK
- a CDS encoding response regulator; translation: MAYLLIVDDDEDFASAAAMTLRASGHEVDILLETTDALSRMKARTPDLVVLDVMFPESSSAGFDLAREIRDAGQPVAKVPILMLTAVNQKFPFGFSASDIDDHWMPVQDFLEKPVDIAVLCRRVNDLLARAT
- a CDS encoding HAMP domain-containing sensor histidine kinase, with amino-acid sequence MTAPSSDARVSYELPLVADGGPAARSDERACLPESLLLRHVMWVCRLRWIVVAILGVFGALGLALGSLAERLGLRPQGSWPLAAAAVLALANLAFVAHARRTARSPGSRGARTNLWSQIAVDLPVLTVVVHQMGSLETYVPFAYLFHIVLACIFFPRSWSLAVTAVACGLYIACVTLEEAGILPAAGLYADASLRGLLDNLPHVRLFNVGWAVLTWLVVWYLASSLSAMVQQRDHELAETNRRLVVAQQERMQHMLRTTHELKAPFSAIHANVQLLLRGYCGEMTPAARDVLSRVSRRCQRLASEIKEMLQLANLESKAQEPLPCADLDLAEVIAACIEQVGPIVAERQVTIEADLQPARTTAAEEHLQMLFGNLLANAVAYSHPGGPVRIECRPLGNGGAQVVVEDHGIGIRPEKLARVFEPYYRTDEAVRHNRESTGLGLAIVRTVAQTYGIRLRIESAPGEGTRCVLAFPPTGRRLAPSRERKESDHGLPADRGR